From the Streptococcus sp. 29887 genome, one window contains:
- a CDS encoding helix-turn-helix domain-containing protein, giving the protein MLWKNIERILAEKNFSVYRLALNAGLDPAMLYRLRDGKVKDLHFETVKKIAKALDVSLDELAKS; this is encoded by the coding sequence ATGTTGTGGAAAAATATCGAACGAATTTTGGCTGAAAAAAATTTTTCGGTTTATAGGCTAGCATTGAATGCAGGACTTGATCCAGCAATGCTTTATCGACTTCGTGACGGAAAGGTTAAAGATTTGCACTTTGAAACAGTAAAAAAAATCGCCAAAGCTCTTGATGTGAGTCTGGACGAATTAGCAAAAAGCTAA
- a CDS encoding helix-turn-helix transcriptional regulator, which produces MKWSLKALRVNAGLTAKEVADMVGIHQQTLLKYENDSSRIRADLLAQLAEFYKVAQDDIFLGTNYELKRNFVNQPN; this is translated from the coding sequence TTGAAATGGTCTTTAAAAGCATTGCGTGTCAATGCTGGTCTTACTGCCAAAGAGGTAGCTGATATGGTCGGCATCCACCAGCAAACGCTTTTGAAATACGAAAATGATAGCAGTCGAATTAGAGCGGACTTACTTGCTCAATTAGCTGAATTTTACAAAGTTGCACAAGACGATATTTTTTTGGGAACGAATTACGAATTAAAACGTAATTTTGTAAACCAACCAAACTAG
- a CDS encoding XRE family transcriptional regulator, whose amino-acid sequence MVRGRGKLTPQEIELMSVISANINRYLTEQNKKQIDLSRGTGIPPSTLTGYVKGTSLPIPGNVQKIADYFGLKKSDIDPRFKSTIPSSSIPLPNFDPRKTILLSNYDKLNNTRKNKLLATSETLLAEEQGKVIDISEKRAEYDARKRISLPVPGKVSAGTGYWQEDDYDTMVDFYADDIPDESKYDTVAVVVGHSMEPKIKNGDFLFIKLKDQVDLNKIGIFQVDGENYVKKLKSDHLQSLNPDYDNIPFTEDMRTIGEVVDIYRG is encoded by the coding sequence ATGGTTCGCGGTAGAGGAAAATTAACACCGCAAGAAATTGAATTGATGAGCGTGATTTCTGCTAACATCAATAGATATCTGACGGAACAGAATAAAAAACAAATCGATTTATCAAGGGGGACGGGTATTCCGCCGAGTACATTAACAGGGTATGTGAAAGGAACATCATTGCCAATTCCTGGTAACGTCCAAAAAATCGCAGATTATTTTGGATTGAAGAAATCAGATATAGACCCACGGTTTAAATCCACAATCCCTTCTTCTTCCATCCCTCTTCCCAACTTCGACCCACGTAAGACTATTCTGCTATCTAACTATGACAAGCTCAACAACACACGCAAGAATAAGCTCCTAGCGACCTCTGAGACGCTTCTAGCCGAAGAGCAAGGAAAAGTCATTGACATATCAGAAAAACGGGCAGAATACGACGCTAGGAAGCGTATCAGCCTACCCGTACCAGGCAAGGTGTCCGCAGGGACAGGCTACTGGCAAGAAGATGACTACGACACCATGGTGGACTTCTACGCAGACGACATTCCGGACGAAAGCAAGTACGACACCGTCGCAGTCGTCGTTGGCCACTCCATGGAACCCAAAATCAAAAACGGCGACTTCCTCTTTATCAAACTCAAGGACCAGGTAGATCTAAACAAAATCGGAATTTTCCAAGTTGACGGCGAAAACTACGTCAAGAAACTAAAAAGCGACCATCTACAGTCACTGAACCCAGACTATGACAACATCCCCTTCACCGAAGACATGCGCACCATCGGTGAAGTGGTGGATATTTATAGGGGATAG
- a CDS encoding antitoxin, with protein sequence MSKQRYGRPSTGQKGNNRPTVVISRENYDEVDNLSLGTGMSRSAIIDYFISEGLKRARIEEVIIKTKRLVLEG encoded by the coding sequence ATGTCAAAACAAAGATACGGTCGCCCAAGTACAGGGCAGAAAGGGAATAACCGTCCTACTGTGGTCATTAGTCGTGAGAACTACGACGAGGTTGATAACTTGTCGCTTGGTACAGGAATGAGCCGTAGTGCTATTATTGATTATTTTATCAGTGAAGGCTTGAAACGTGCTCGTATTGAAGAAGTCATCATCAAGACTAAGCGTCTAGTTCTTGAGGGCTAG
- a CDS encoding helix-turn-helix domain-containing protein: MWEKLQKILVERGLTVVDLAKMAGIPKTSIYNVKHHDIGFKKMEKIADALDVSLDEFRKG; this comes from the coding sequence ATGTGGGAAAAACTACAAAAAATATTGGTAGAACGAGGGCTGACAGTCGTTGACTTGGCAAAAATGGCAGGTATTCCAAAGACAAGCATATATAATGTCAAGCATCACGATATTGGTTTCAAAAAAATGGAAAAAATCGCTGACGCTTTGGATGTCAGCCTAGATGAATTTAGAAAGGGGTGA